A portion of the Flavobacterium magnum genome contains these proteins:
- a CDS encoding DinB family protein, whose product MKSLPKYSKEQYELVKDSRNVLFDYCKTISAEDFINQNSSFGRGGSMRNLLVHIANTYQYWIANVSLRKNIAYDEYETVKDISDAIRLFNAVDEFMSDFFERMDSLTEIQYEISGVKKVSDSFKIFTHVITHEFHHKGQVLSISRHLGYFPIDTDIMR is encoded by the coding sequence ATGAAATCACTTCCTAAATATTCGAAAGAACAGTATGAACTTGTGAAAGATTCAAGAAATGTACTTTTTGACTATTGTAAGACAATTTCTGCTGAAGATTTCATAAATCAGAATAGTTCATTCGGTCGCGGTGGTAGTATGAGAAATCTTTTAGTCCATATTGCTAACACTTACCAATATTGGATTGCAAACGTTTCTCTGAGAAAAAATATAGCTTACGATGAATATGAAACTGTAAAAGATATATCTGACGCAATCAGGTTGTTCAACGCTGTTGATGAATTTATGAGTGACTTCTTCGAAAGAATGGATTCGCTCACCGAGATTCAATACGAGATTAGCGGGGTAAAAAAAGTTAGTGACAGCTTTAAGATATTTACACACGTCATTACACACGAATTCCATCACAAGGGACAAGTTTTATCGATAAGCAGACATTTGGGATACTTTCCAATTGATACAGATATTATGCGATAG
- a CDS encoding YcxB family protein translates to MIFELQFEESVYKAQMELLYELGYSKKIKYYKNSHVFALTTIILGIVIVVNKKDVGYVFILLGLGVLIEYIIFFIKQRKLLKKHNAEQIEIIEAFTKNPSAIFEFTDDGFSYSDHKGRKIIPWSDFSSFKIYKDNIFLFTKSFESYILGKIEIGSEAYAHLLRFLESRFNKTSC, encoded by the coding sequence ATGATATTTGAATTGCAATTTGAAGAAAGCGTATATAAAGCACAAATGGAACTTTTGTATGAACTTGGCTATAGCAAAAAAATAAAGTATTATAAAAATTCACATGTTTTCGCGTTGACGACTATAATACTTGGTATAGTAATCGTAGTAAATAAAAAGGATGTTGGTTATGTTTTTATCCTGCTTGGATTAGGCGTTTTAATAGAATATATTATCTTTTTTATAAAGCAAAGAAAACTCTTGAAAAAACACAATGCAGAACAAATAGAAATTATTGAGGCTTTTACTAAAAACCCATCGGCCATTTTTGAATTCACTGACGACGGATTTAGTTATTCTGATCATAAAGGGCGAAAAATTATTCCTTGGAGCGATTTTTCAAGTTTTAAAATTTATAAAGACAATATATTCTTGTTTACAAAATCGTTTGAGTCATACATATTAGGCAAAATAGAAATTGGCAGTGAAGCCTATGCACATTTATTGCGTTTTTTAGAATCACGATTTAACAAAACCAGCTGCTAA
- a CDS encoding DMP19 family protein, protein MNEFYDLFEKDNHLKPDFNKTEFESLDSWDFGWAILEPINLAADKESEIELSKRFSPGQKALYFFWYLDGEVTNGGFIQFYWNENRKYLPAILKGLKLIGDNEMITLVDNAEKVYLKHIQKFETGNSQEDFEHLYNELTEFEDLDLKYYEMHDNTMSLIEKYAKQNPNEFLNLI, encoded by the coding sequence ATGAATGAATTTTACGATTTATTTGAAAAGGATAATCACTTAAAACCTGATTTCAATAAAACTGAATTTGAATCTTTAGATTCTTGGGATTTTGGTTGGGCAATATTAGAACCTATTAATCTGGCAGCCGATAAGGAAAGTGAAATAGAATTGTCAAAAAGATTTTCTCCTGGACAAAAGGCTCTCTACTTCTTTTGGTACCTCGACGGAGAAGTTACAAATGGAGGTTTTATACAATTCTACTGGAATGAAAACAGAAAATATTTGCCTGCAATTTTAAAAGGCTTGAAATTAATCGGCGATAATGAAATGATTACTCTCGTTGACAATGCTGAAAAAGTTTATTTAAAACATATACAGAAATTTGAGACTGGAAATTCGCAAGAAGATTTTGAACATCTTTATAATGAACTGACTGAGTTTGAAGATTTAGATTTAAAATATTACGAAATGCACGACAACACAATGTCACTGATTGAAAAATATGCGAAACAAAATCCAAATGAATTTCTGAACTTAATTTAA
- a CDS encoding YcxB family protein: MRFELQFEENIYKTQMEFLYELGYGKKIKYYKNSHLFGLAMIILGIVIVSNKKNIGYVFIVLGLGVLIEYILFFISQRKLLKKYNIEQTEVINAFNKNPSATLEFTDEGLNYSDYTGQKLIAWSDFLSFKIYKENIFLITNSFQPYVLGKIEIGNENYDQLLSFIESRLNKTSC, encoded by the coding sequence ATGAGATTTGAATTGCAATTTGAAGAAAACATATATAAAACACAAATGGAGTTTTTGTATGAACTTGGATATGGCAAAAAAATTAAATACTATAAAAACTCACATCTTTTCGGTTTAGCTATGATCATACTTGGTATAGTAATTGTATCTAATAAAAAAAACATCGGGTATGTTTTTATAGTATTAGGATTAGGAGTTCTAATAGAATATATTCTCTTTTTTATTAGTCAAAGAAAACTCTTGAAAAAATATAACATCGAACAGACAGAAGTAATCAATGCCTTTAATAAAAACCCATCTGCCACACTTGAGTTTACTGACGAAGGACTTAATTATTCAGATTATACAGGGCAAAAACTTATCGCTTGGAGCGATTTTTTAAGTTTTAAAATTTACAAAGAGAATATATTCTTAATTACAAATTCATTTCAGCCTTATGTGTTAGGCAAAATAGAAATTGGCAATGAAAATTATGATCAATTATTATCTTTTATAGAATCGCGACTTAATAAAACCAGCTGCTAA
- a CDS encoding AIPR family protein, with product MSNNKIILGGCIEQFKSDNELTNTESEMFELFALTQITKQHDLAFEDIQNSIVDGGLDGGIDSLLIMVDDIIPETLDELEDMKFGRKTQVLIKISQCKKENSFKESSIDKLITSLPELFNLSKNENELLVRFNPSLVEKALIAREAWKKCTVAGGQITINFDYCTFSETVEINGAFSAKVDQLKTIASTSFVGARIEYANYSSEELLRLYQSHKIERLSLTFKENPLSTSYENHGIGYVGTVKLAEYKRFLKDEDGSIREDLFESNIRHYQGKVDVNEKIKATIETPIDEDFWWLNNGITIIAETPSLVGTTLSIDNVQIVNGLQTSYSIFLHHNESEDDKRSVLVKVIINNNKKTIDHIIASTNSQNPVSPALLRATDDVQREIELYFGNEGYFYDRRKNYYKNQGKPASKIFGIQSNAQAVEAIVFNNPHVTRSKPTSLIKDDSTYKRIFNTSINYKLYLNCCLVTQKVSDFHRTITDAGIKNNLSNFKLHLARVAMCLLASKASPTIVEISTLDVSNFNQTIFDQAKDIVNGAIIDYQVANPGSNLINMAKVKQFTDFLTIKLESRF from the coding sequence ATGAGTAACAATAAAATAATTTTAGGAGGTTGTATTGAGCAATTTAAATCAGATAATGAGCTTACGAACACTGAAAGCGAAATGTTTGAATTATTTGCATTAACTCAAATTACAAAACAACATGATCTAGCTTTTGAAGATATTCAAAATTCAATAGTTGATGGTGGTTTGGATGGGGGGATCGACTCTTTATTAATAATGGTTGATGATATAATACCTGAAACATTAGACGAGCTTGAAGATATGAAGTTTGGGCGTAAGACTCAAGTTCTTATAAAAATATCTCAATGCAAGAAAGAGAATAGTTTCAAAGAAAGTAGTATCGACAAACTAATAACAAGTCTTCCTGAACTTTTCAACTTGTCAAAAAATGAAAATGAATTGCTAGTCAGGTTTAATCCTAGTTTGGTCGAAAAAGCTTTAATCGCTAGAGAAGCTTGGAAAAAATGTACAGTCGCTGGTGGACAGATAACTATTAACTTCGATTACTGCACCTTTTCAGAAACAGTAGAAATAAATGGTGCCTTTTCTGCAAAGGTTGATCAACTTAAAACAATTGCATCAACATCTTTTGTAGGAGCAAGAATAGAATATGCTAATTACAGTAGCGAAGAGTTACTTCGCCTCTATCAGTCTCACAAAATCGAGAGATTATCACTGACTTTTAAAGAGAATCCATTATCAACAAGCTATGAAAATCATGGTATAGGATATGTTGGGACAGTTAAGCTTGCGGAATATAAAAGATTCCTCAAAGACGAGGACGGATCAATTAGAGAAGATCTTTTTGAAAGCAATATTAGACACTATCAAGGGAAAGTTGACGTAAATGAAAAAATAAAGGCTACTATAGAAACTCCAATCGATGAGGATTTTTGGTGGCTAAATAATGGCATTACAATTATTGCTGAAACTCCGTCATTAGTTGGGACTACACTTTCAATTGACAATGTTCAAATAGTAAATGGTTTGCAAACATCTTATTCAATCTTTCTTCATCACAATGAAAGTGAAGATGACAAGCGATCTGTTTTGGTTAAAGTGATTATCAATAACAATAAGAAAACTATTGATCATATAATTGCTTCAACTAATAGTCAAAATCCCGTTTCTCCAGCACTTTTAAGAGCCACTGATGATGTGCAAAGAGAAATAGAACTGTATTTTGGTAATGAGGGATATTTTTATGATAGGCGTAAAAACTATTATAAAAACCAGGGAAAACCAGCTTCTAAAATTTTCGGTATACAATCTAACGCACAAGCCGTTGAAGCGATAGTATTTAATAATCCTCACGTCACTAGGTCAAAACCAACGTCGCTTATAAAAGATGATTCTACATATAAGAGAATTTTTAACACCTCTATCAATTATAAACTATACTTAAATTGTTGTTTGGTAACTCAAAAAGTTAGTGACTTTCACAGGACTATAACTGATGCGGGAATTAAAAATAATCTTTCGAACTTCAAACTCCACCTTGCGAGAGTCGCAATGTGTTTACTAGCTAGTAAAGCCAGTCCAACAATTGTCGAGATATCAACTTTAGATGTTTCAAATTTTAATCAAACTATTTTTGATCAAGCTAAAGATATCGTCAATGGAGCGATTATAGATTATCAAGTTGCTAATCCAGGATCGAATCTAATAAATATGGCCAAAGTTAAACAGTTTACTGATTTCCTCACGATTAAACTCGAAAGTCGATTTTAG